In the genome of Ptychodera flava strain L36383 chromosome 13, AS_Pfla_20210202, whole genome shotgun sequence, one region contains:
- the LOC139148489 gene encoding diacylglycerol O-acyltransferase 1-like yields MSVWEAGVRRSPRHRGRARGSNSNAKLRRIHSTNEVEETLREEEKERASQPDQPCHQHQDALLSSASGWTNYRGILNLCVVLLAMANTRLVLENLLKYGILIDPFKILSVFGAYDIYSWPNALLVMFSNIFILAAFIIEILLSKETLSEGLSKFLHFLNCAAILIFPVAVITQIKPNAIGAFVALGIYSILFLKLISYAMVNKWCRDKVQEERDVRKRPLNRRIRAKSEGGITMANGSIDTGSRFVQYPDNLNLADLYYFMLAPTLCYELNFPRSERIRKRFLIRRIIEMLFLAEVMLGLIQQWIVPTVANSMKPFSEMDFSRCLERIMKLAVPNHFIWLIFFYWYFHSCLNVVGEILRFGDRQFYRDWWNSETITYFWQNWNIPVHKWSHRHLYKPMLSYGFGKFTAKVVVFLVSAFFHEYLVSVPLQMWRCWAFFGMLSQVPLAYAVHWVNGFSPMYSNMCVWLSVIIGQPIAIMMYVHDYVLQNALEAGAATT; encoded by the exons ATGTCCGTGTGGGAAGCGGGCGTACGGCGGAGTCCACGGCATAGAGGCAGAGCCAGAGGCTCCAACTCAAATGCTAAACTTCGTCGCATTCATTCCACTAATGAAGTTGAAGAAACTCTCCGAGAGGAAGAGAAGGAGAGGGCCAGTCAACCCGATCAACC aTGTCATCAGCATCAAGATGCACTACTCAGTTCAGCCAGTGGCTGGACAAACTATCGGGGCATCCTCAACCTCTGTGTTGTTCTCCTG GCCATGGCCAACACAAGATTGGTTTTGGAAAATCTTCTCAA GTATGGCATTCTGATTGACCCATTCAAGATCCTGTCTGTCTTTGGTGCCTATGATATCTATAGCTGGCCAAATGCACTCTTAGTGATGT TTTCCAACATATTCATATTGGCTGCCTTTATCATTGAAATCCTGCTGTCAAAG GAGACACTATCAGAAGGCCTGAGTAAATTTCTGCATTTCTTGAACTGTGCTGCCATTCTGATCTTTCCAGTTGCTGTGATTACTCAGATTAAACCAAACGCAA TTGGAGCCTTTGTTGCTCTTGGAATCTACTCCATTCTGTTTCTGAAGCTGATTTCATATGCTATGGTCAACAAATGGTGCCGTGATAAAGTGCAGGAAGAAAGGGACGTCCGAAAACGACCCCTGAACCGCAGAATCCGAGCCAAGTCCGAAG GTGGCATCACCATGGCCAATGGCAGCATTGACACAGGAAGCAGATTTGTCCAGTACCCTGATAACTTGAACCTTGCCG acctTTACTATTTCATGCTTGCACCAACATTGTGTTATGAACTGAACTTTCCAAGATCTGAACGAATCCGAAAGAGGTTTTTGATCCGTAGAATCATTGAAATG CTGTTCCTTGCTGAAGTCATGCTTGGATTGATTCAACAG TGGATTGTACCTACAGTGGCAAATTCAATGAAACCCTTCTCG GAAATGGATTTCTCAAGATGCTTGGAACGGATTATGAAACTGGCT GTACCCAACCACTTCATCTGGCTGATTTTCTTCTACTGGTATTTCCATTCTTGTCTGAATGTGGTTGGTGAAATCTTGCGCTTTGGTGACCGACAGTTCTACAGAGACTGGTG GAATTCAGAAACTATCACATACTtctggcaaaattggaatatCCCAGTCCACAAATGGAGTCACAG gCACTTGTACAAACCAATGTTGTCATATGGATTTGGAAAATTCACAGCAAAAgtggttgtttttctggtttctGCATTCTTCCATGAG TACCTTGTGAGTGTACCCCTGCAAATGTGGAGATGCTGGGCATTCTTTGGCATGTTGTCACAG GTTCCACTGGCTTATGCAGTTCACTGGGTCAATGGTTTCTCACCAATGTACAGCAATATGTGTGTATGGTTGTCTGTTATCATTGGTCAACCCATTGCCATTATGATGTATGTCCATGACTATGTGCTGCAGAATGCATTGGAAGCTGGTGCTGCAACCACTTAA